Proteins from a genomic interval of Anaerohalosphaeraceae bacterium:
- the uxaC gene encoding glucuronate isomerase codes for MRPFIHEDFLLETKAASRLYHEYAEKMPIYDYHCHLPVRLIAEDPCFENLTQAWLKGDHYKWRAMRTNGIPEERVTGSASDWEKFSAWAATVPYTLRNPLYHWTHLELKRYFGIDRLLGPETAERIYEACSDLLRTPEFSIRNLLRKMNVQVLCTTEDPLDSLEWHQRIRRDGFEIFVHTAWRPDKALTAENPVFLNQWLDGLQKVSGIEIRTYSNLLEALQKRHDEFHANGCRLSDYGLETVYAAPYTLREVETAFSKLRAGQTLNDKELLQYKSALLYDMAVMDAKAGWVLQLHLGALRNTNSKIMKRLGADTGCDSIGDFEIARPLAAFLDRLNREDLLPKTILYNLNPRDNELMATMIGNFQEGSCPGKLQYGSAWWFLDQKDGIEKQIEALSNMGLLSRFVGMLTDSRSFLSFPRHEYFRRILCNILGLDVEKGLLPPDFEWLGRIVEDICFRNACRYFDMECKRCDS; via the coding sequence ATGCGACCGTTTATTCACGAGGATTTTCTGCTGGAAACAAAGGCGGCGTCGCGGCTGTATCACGAATACGCCGAAAAGATGCCGATTTATGATTACCATTGTCATCTGCCGGTGCGGCTGATTGCAGAGGATCCCTGCTTTGAGAATCTCACGCAGGCCTGGCTCAAAGGAGACCATTACAAATGGCGGGCGATGCGGACCAACGGCATTCCGGAAGAGCGGGTTACCGGTTCGGCATCGGATTGGGAGAAGTTTTCCGCCTGGGCGGCCACCGTGCCGTATACCCTCCGCAATCCCCTGTATCACTGGACGCATCTGGAGCTGAAGCGGTATTTCGGGATTGACCGGCTGCTGGGGCCGGAGACGGCCGAGCGGATTTATGAGGCGTGCAGTGACCTGCTCAGGACGCCGGAATTCAGCATCCGCAACCTGCTGCGGAAGATGAACGTTCAGGTGCTCTGCACAACGGAGGACCCGCTGGATTCTCTCGAATGGCATCAGCGAATCCGGCGGGACGGTTTTGAGATTTTTGTGCATACGGCCTGGCGGCCGGATAAGGCGCTGACGGCCGAAAATCCCGTCTTTCTCAATCAGTGGCTGGACGGGTTGCAAAAGGTTTCCGGCATAGAGATTCGGACGTATTCCAATCTGCTGGAGGCGCTGCAGAAGCGTCACGATGAATTCCACGCCAACGGGTGCCGGCTGTCGGATTACGGGCTGGAGACGGTGTATGCGGCGCCGTACACGCTGCGGGAGGTCGAAACGGCCTTTTCGAAACTGCGGGCCGGGCAGACGCTGAACGACAAAGAGCTGCTTCAGTACAAATCGGCCCTTCTGTATGATATGGCGGTGATGGATGCGAAGGCCGGCTGGGTGCTTCAGCTGCATCTGGGGGCTTTGCGCAACACCAACAGCAAGATTATGAAGCGGCTGGGAGCGGATACCGGCTGTGATTCCATCGGGGATTTTGAAATCGCCCGTCCGCTGGCGGCCTTTCTGGACCGTCTGAACCGCGAAGACCTGCTGCCCAAGACGATTCTGTACAATCTGAATCCGCGGGACAATGAACTGATGGCCACGATGATCGGCAATTTCCAGGAAGGGTCCTGTCCGGGAAAACTCCAATACGGTTCGGCGTGGTGGTTCCTGGACCAAAAAGACGGGATTGAAAAACAGATAGAGGCCCTCTCGAATATGGGGCTTTTGAGCCGGTTCGTGGGGATGCTGACGGATTCGAGGAGTTTTTTATCCTTTCCACGACACGAATATTTTCGTAGAATCCTGTGCAATATTCTCGGTTTGGATGTGGAAAAGGGACTTCTGCCGCCGGACTTTGAGTGGCTGGGCCGGATTGTGGAGGATATTTGTTTTCGGAATGCATGCCGTTATTTT